From the Mycobacterium noviomagense genome, the window AAACTTTCGACAACCAGCGCCAGCGACGCCGGTACCAGGATCGCCGCGCCGACGCCCTGCAGCACCCGGAATGCCACCAGCTGCCCGACGGTGTTGGCGGCAGCGCACAGGCCGGACGCGGCGGTGAATAGGACCACCCCGTAGATGAACATGCGTTTGCGTCCGAGGAGGTCGGCGATCCGGCCCCCGGCCACGAGGAAGGCGGCGAAGGCGATGTTGTAGGCATTGAGCACCCACGAGAGGCTGCTGATGTCGCTGTTGTGGAAATAGCGCTGGATGGCCGGGAAGGCGATGTTGACAATCGTGGAATCGAGGAAGGCGAGGAAGGCGCCGAAAGCCGCCACCAGCAGCACCGCCATTGGGGAGGGCTGGCGGCGTCGAGTGAGCGGGACGGGAGGCCGTGCCGGCCGCAGGCGTCGTCTGGCTGGCCGAAGCGTATTGGTATCGACCGCGGCGGCATGGGCACCCCGGTGCCCTGCACGCTCGACCGAGCTGTTCCCGCGAGTCCCGAGATGGACGGCAAGTTTGTTCGTCATGGGGCATCTCCACTCGGTGCGGGTTGTTGCGCCCCGGCCGATGGCTCATTGTCGCTGACCGGCATCGATGAGTCTGGGGAATTGCTGATGTGGCAACCGGGCATCCGGTTCGGTGAGCCTTATTTGTGTGTCGGAGGAGTGACTGTCCGAGGGGCCGTCGGCTGTGAGTTGGCGTTGTGGTCGAGGCCATAGAGGCAGCCCGCGATGTAGTCCGTCTTGTTTAGCCCATTTTCGGGCCGGGAGTACGGGCTGTTGTCCGTGTCGTACGCCTCTTCGCAGGCCTCCTGGTGGGACACGGGCCCGCGCTTCTCCAGAAGCTGACCTGAACCCGGTTGGCCGCCGCTGATTGCGTCGTATCCGAAGGCTGCCATCTCGGCTGGGCCGTCCGTCCCGCTTTTCAGGCCCATCTGATAGGACTGCGAGGACGTGTCAACTCGGGAGCCTCCGCCCCCGGAGGTACCGGGCGGCCCGCCAGTAACTGAAAGGGCTATGGCGGCGACAGCGACGACCGCGCCCGCTACGGCGAAGATGATCTTTCGTTGCCGAGGCTGGCGAGACCAAAACCGCCGACCATCATCTCGCGCCTTGTTCAGATACGGCCGCACCTGATCCCAGGGGCTCGGCCCCCCGGCAGGCCCGGGCGGCGGGGGTGGCATCTGAGGGAACGCCGGCGGAGGAAGCGGAGGCGGCATCTGCGGCGGGGACGCTGGAGGCGGCATCTGCGGGGGTGGCATCCGCGGGGTTGGCATCTGCGGCGGGGGCGGCTCCGCCGCGCCACCGGAATAGCGTTCCGGCGGAGTCGTGTTCTTTCGCTGACGGTGCGGTGTCCAGTTCTGGCCGTCCCAGTAGCGCTGTGCGCTCGAGTTCTGTGGGTCGTCGTACCAGCCGGGCTGGGTGGATGTGGTCATGTTTTGTGTCTTTCTCCGGACAAAACCGGGGTCAGAAGATGCCATGTCGGCGTTGATTGGTCGCCGTCACGGGTGGTTGACACCGGTCACCCAAATCCTCCGGCTACCGGCTTGGAAAATTCTTGGCGGATTCGTGCACGGCACGGCATGGGGGCAGAGCCTTCATTCCCCGGGAAGGGCTGTTCGAGTAGGTGCTGCTGGTGTGCGCCGATACTTCGACCGGCCCGACAGCGCGGCCACCCATAGGCAGCGTCAGCGCCTAGGCGCCTGCGTCGGTGATGCTTTCCGTGGGGAATACCACTGCGTCGCAGCCATTCACGGCTATTTAGCGGTTGAACACAGCGACATGCTTGACCATCACATCCCCTCACCATTTCCGGCGATCGATGATGAGGGTAATCATCGCACCAGCTCGTCCAAAGAACTCGAGTAATGGACAATTGGGGTGCTCGTGATGACGATGGTCGGTTGTTGTTACGGGTCATGCCAAAGTTGCAGAGGGACACCGTCCGTGCTGCTCGCTGCCCAGCATTCTACGCGCGCAACATCTTTCGCACCGGCCTTGATTGTCGCTGGGGTCAGGACAAAGGCAGCCGCGTACCCGGCGCTCTACCCACGCGCTTCGCTGCCAGATTTCCTGGGCAACCAGCGTGGTGTTGACGCCGTGTGCTTAATCGCGGGACAGCATAAGGTGCAGCGATGAGCTTTCGTTGCGCGCGTCATTTGAAAGGTGTCAGCGGCGTCGTCGCGCTCATCGTGATGGGTGCGACGACGGCTGCCTGCGGGTCCCACCACACCACTAATCCGGACACCGCAACCAAAACCACTGCGGCTACGACAAAGGCCGGACAGCCGACTTCGGGACAACCTTCGCAATCAGCACCGCCTGCAGAGCCGATAGCGGTTTTACCCTTCGCCGGTCTGAACGGGCCCGACGCTGTGGCAGTTGACCCCGCCGGCGCTGTTTACGTCACCGACAGCGCTAACAATCGGGTGGTGAAGCTGGCCACCAATTCGGGCGCCCAGAGCGTGCTGCCACTCACTCGCCTCGACGATCCCGCCGGGGTGGCGGTCGACGCCGCCGGCGACGTCTACGTCACCGACGCCAACAACAATCGGGTGATGTGGGCACACACCCCCCGCGCCGCCCCTTCTCCGCCCTGGCAGGCCACCTCCGGCACCGAGTGGATGGGACCCTTCAGCGGCCTCAAGATGCCCCGCGGTGTGGTCATGAACGGGGGCCAGGACTTCTATGTCGTCGACAGTGGCAACAACAGGGTGCTGCACTGGAAGAGCGGCATGAACGGGCCGGAGGTACTCGCCTTCAGCGGACTCAACCAACCCGACGGCATTGCGGTGGACGGCAATCGCAACGTCTGGATCGCCGATACCGGCAACAACCGGGTAATGCAACTGCCGTCAAGCTCGAACGCCACCGAGAGCGTGCTGTCGTTTACCGGCCTCAACAATCCGCAAGGGGTGGCGGTGGATCCCGGTGGCGTCTACGTCACCGACAGCGGCAACAACCGAGTGCTCAAACTGAAAACAGATCCCGCCACCAAAGTCACCACCATGTCCGTTCTTCCGTTCACCGGTCTCAACAATCCGCGCGGTGTTGCGGTCGACGCTCGGGGCAATCTCTACGTCGTCGATGCCGGCAACAACCGCGTTCTGAGGCTGGCGAAAGCCTTTGTTGCACAGTGACTCTAACGCTGAAGGGCGATTGCCCCTGACCGCAAACGACAACGTGGTGGGCCAGCTGGCCACCTGGTTGGTGAATCGGCGGTGGGCGGCGTGTGCGGTCGGTAGGATTTCCGCCAGGGTGGGTGAGGGAGGAGGTCCGCCGGTGGATCTCGAACTTCCTTACCGCCTGTTCGCTATTCCGGCCTCCTCAAGTGGCTCGCCAAGGATTCTCCAAGCCGTTTCGGTCAACGTTGCGATGACTTCGACAAACCGGCGCCAGTGACCAACCCGCGCCATCGCGGCACTCCCGACCCTGCACATCTTGCGAGGAAGAAGATGACGACCCAACCGCCGGCTCCCGACTGGTACCCGGATCCCAGCGGCAAGCCCGGCCTGATGTATTGGGATGGCCAACAATGGCACAAAAACATTCCGGAGACACCGGCACCGGCTCATCAGCGACCGGCTGAGCCGATCTCAGCGACACCGCAGCCCCGCAGCCACGCTGCCCGGATAACCGCAACTTGGGTGGCCATCGCGGCGTTGGTCGGCCTGGTCGCCGTCACCGGCTATGTCCTCCTGAAGCAGGCGCAGCGATCCCAGCACGCAGTAGCGCAACCCAAACCGGCTCCGTCGGCCCCAACCATGCGACCCGCACCGCCGTCCGGTCAAAACCCGTCACTGGCACCGCCTTCGGCGTCGACGGCCGGGTCTTCGTACCTCAAGACTTCCTGGGGGACGAGTTGTCAAGTCACCGCGGAACAGGTCACTTGCCAGACGTGCGTTCCCGGACAGGTAATTACCAACGCTTATTCCTGTACCGACCCCGCCCCCGCCGTTGCAGTCAACACCGCGGGCATAGTGAATCGAAATCCCGCTGATATCGGCTCATTTCCGGGCGCACAGCAGCTCTCCACTGGCCAGACTTATCACCTCAACGGCTGGACGATAGTGGTCAGTGGGGGCTGGGCCCGATTCATCAACGACGGGACCGGTCACGGCATGGCGGTCGCCGCCCAGAACTTTGACTCGTTCTGACATCATCCAGTCGCAGGAATCAGCATGAAGCAGCCCGCCAATGCCTAAGCGTGCCTGCAGTATTCGCGTCGCCCCCTGCTAAGCCAGCGTGACCAATCCAAGCTCGTTGGCGGCTGCCAGCAGCGGGTGGTTGGGCAACACCCGCACGGTATATCCGACGGCCCCGGCCACCGGCAACGGCGTCGTCGTCGAGAAAATCTCGTTCCCGGCGCCGACGGTTCCGGTGTGCGACATCTCAATCGTGACGGGGTCTCGCAGGGTGTCGTCGGCGTCGACCCTGCCCAGCAGCGCTTGCACCGTCACCTCGTCGGGACGCAGCCCGGCCAACTGCACGGTCGCGGTCAGCGTCAGCTTGGAGCCCAGGACCGGCGTATCGGGCAGCCCGGTGCTGTCGACGTCGCTGACGCGGATTTTCGGCCACGCCTGGAATGCCCGCCTGCGGTAGCCGGCCAGATCACGGGCCGCATCGAACGGAGCACCATCGCCCTCGGTGCCGACCGTCCGTCGCAGGGACTGCGCCGCCGGGAGGTAGTACTGCTCGACATAGTCGCGCACCATGCGCGAGGCAAGGACCTTCGGACCGAGTGTTTGCAACGTGTGCCGCACCATCTCAATCCAACGCGGTGGCACCCCGCGCTCATCACGCTCGTAGAACTTCGGCACCACCGACTGTTGCAGCAGGTCGTAAAGCGCGCTGGCCTCCAAGTCGTCGCGATGGCTGGCCTCAGCCACACCATCGGAAGACGGGATCTCCCAACCGTTTTCGCCGTCGTACCACTCGTCCCACCAGCCATCGCGGATCGAGACGTTCAATCCGCCGTTAAGTGCGCTCTTCATCCCCGACGTGCCACACGCCTCCAGCGGGCGCAGCGGATTGTTCAGCCAAACGTCGCAACCCCAATACAACCGCCGAGCCATCGACATGTCGTAGTCGGGCAGAAAAGCTATGCGGTGCCGCAGCTCCGGCCGGTCGGCGAACCGCACCACCTGCTGGATCAGCGCCTTGCCGCCGTCGTCGGCAGGATGTGACTTGCCGGCGACGATGAGCTGGATCGGCTTTTCCTCGTCGAGGAGCAGCTGTTGCAGGCGATCAGGGTCGCGGAGCATCAGGGTCAGCCGCTTGTAGGTCGGGACACGGCGGGCGAATCCGATGGTGAGCACCTCGGGATCGAATGCGGTCGAAATCCAGCCGAGTTGGGCATCCGACGCGCCGCGTTCCAAACACGAGCGGCGCAGCCGCGCCCGGACGTCCTCGACGAGCAGCGCTCGCAGTTGGCAGCGGATCGACCACAGCTGCGCCGGATCGATGTGTTGCAGTCGTCGCCACGTCGCGGGCTCGGTCAACGAGTCGGAGCCAGCCAGCTCGCGGGCCAGCTCCACCCACTGCGGTGCTGCCCAGGTGGGCGCATGCACCCCGTTGGTGATCGATCCGATCGGCACTTCGTCGGGGTCGAACCCGCGCCATAGTTCGTTGAACATGACCCGACTCACCCGGCCGTGCAACTGCGAGACGCCGTTGGCTCGTTGCGCCAACCGCAGGCCCATGTGGGCCATGTTGAAAGTAGCCGGGTCGTCCTCGGCGCCCAGCTCGATGACGCGGTCGATCGGCACACCTGGCAGCAGGACGTCGCCGCGTTTGCGACTGGGTTTGCCATCGGGGTCATCGGGCTCGTCACCGAAGTAGCGACGTACCATGTCCAGCGGAAATCGGTCGATGCCGGCGGACACCGGGGTATGCGTGGTGAACACCGTGCTGGAGCGCACGACAGTGAGCGCGGTATCGAAATCCAGGCCCGAATCGGTCATCAGTTCGCGGATGCGTTCCACTCCGAGGAAGCCGGCGTGGCCCTCGTTCATGTGAAACACCTCGGGCGCGGACAGCCCTTCGATGGCGGTGTACGCGCGAATCGCCCGCACCCCGCCAATACCGGCGAGGATCTCTTGTCTGATGCGGTGTTCCTGATCGCCGCCGTACAGACGGTCGGTGACGCCCCGCAGCTGGTGCTCGTTTTCCGGGACGTCGGCGTCCAGCAGCAACAACGGAACCCGGCCGACCTGCGCGACCCAGATCCGGGCTCGCAGCTGGGCGGCGTCGGGCAGGGCGAGTTCGATCAGGGCTGGGTTGCCGCCGTCGTCGGTAAGCAGCCGCAACGGCAAGCCCTGCGGGTCCAGCGACGGGTACGTCTCCTGCTGCCAGCCGTCCGCTGTCAGAGACTGACGGAAATACCCGGAGCGGTAGTACAGGCCCACCGCGATCAGCGGCACCCCGAGGTCCGAGGCGGACTTGAGATGGTCGCCGGCGAGGATGCCAAGGCCGCCGGAGTAATTCGGCAGCACCTCGGCGACACCGAACTCCATCGAGAAGTACGCGATACCGGTGGGCATGGCGATGCCCTCGCTCTGTTGCTGCTGGTACCACAGCGGGCGGGTCAGATAGTCGTTCAGATCCGCTGCCAGCTCGTCGAGCCGCGCGACAAAGCCGTCATCGGCCGCCAGCTCGTCGAGCCGTGCCGGGCTGACCGCCCCCAGCAAGGCCACCGGGTCACGGCCGCACTGCACCCATAACCCGGGGTCGATCGCCCAGAACAGATCCTGCGTCGGCTTTTCCCACGACCAGCGCAGGTTCGTCGACAGTTGTTCCAACGCGGCGAGGCGCTCTGGAAGGTGAGCGCGGACGGTAAACCGGCGAAGGGCTTTCACGCGTTAGTACCTTACTGACCAGTGATCAGCCGCGCGCGTTGACATAGGCGCTGGCAGAAGCAGTTTCGGAAGCAAACAAACGTACGATCAGGCTGGCCGTGACCGCAGAACCGCCGGCAACTACGACGCCCGCGAGGGTGATCCGATTGCCGCCGTTGACGTGTGGAAACCGTAGCCGCGGAACGACGGGCTCACGGGCTGGCACTCATTGGTTACGTGGTTGAACCACTCGCCGCGCCCGCACTCCGGGGGTGGCGGTGGCGGTCCTAGAGGCTGGCACGCATTGGTACCCGGGTCCCACCAGGAGCCGGCACCGCAAGCGGGGGGATCCGCCGGGCTGATCCCAACCGATACCGCCGTCACGTACGTCATGGGCGCTAATGCCAGCGCGACGACGCTCACCACGCGACCGATAAAGCTGCTCATCGAAGCCCTCCCATCGGAGCGTGCAGGCCCCACGTTCTGAACCGGCGCGCGACTGCGCGGACGGTATCGGCTGAGTCCAAACTACCTAAATGCAGTTGCGGCGTCGCAACCGAACCGACAGACCGATGCGTCTCGCAATCGGCGATGCAGCGCCGGCGGCAACAGCGATTTTTACACCGAGGAAGTCAGCTATGGGGACCAATCTGATCGACTTTGGTCCGATACGCCCCGCAGGTGCGCGGGGTCGGGTCAAACTGAGTGCTTGAACGCTTCCGACGGGAGGGCTTTGATGAATAACTTGATTGGCCGTGTGGCGAGCATCGTCGGGGTGGCGTTGGCGCCGATGTTGTACGTCGCCGCGGTGTCAACCGGCGCGAGCTCGGCCCAGCCGCCTGACTGCGGACCGGGCAACTGGTGGAATCCTGGAGCCAACGCATGCCAACCCCTCGGAGCACCACCACCGCCCGACTGCGGACCCGGCAACTGGTGGAACCCCGGAGCCAACGCATGCCAACCCGTCGCACCACCACCACCGCCCGACTGCGGACCCGGCAACTGGTGGAACCCCGGAGCCAACGCATGCCAACCGGTCGCGCCTCCCCCGCCCCAATAGCCTGTCCGGTCAGCACTTAATAGGCCCGGTTTCGATCCTGCGCATCGCCTGCCCGACGCGCGAGGGCGGCGGCGCTGGGTGTGCTGCGTCGTCCGGCTGCTTCCACGGCGCGGGGGCAACAAGCTCGCGGTAATAGTTAGTCCTACTGAGCGGCCGTGACGCCATTGCGCATTCGAGAGCCGGTTTAGGCCGCTGACCAGCAGCGGCGGAATCGATACCGGCACCGAGGGCCGGCGTGGGCGGAGCTCGCCAGAGCGACCGCTAGCGCGCCCCGCGTGTGGCCGGACATTACGGTGGGTATTGGGCGCACAGAGCCTCCCCAACACCGCGGCTTGACCGCGCCAAAGAAATAAGCGGCTACGGATACAAACAGGATGGAGTGGCGTGCCCGGTCGGGTCGAGATCGATGACGTCCAGCCCGTCGTTTCGTGCGGGAGGTATCCCGCAAAAGCTGTCGTCGGTGAGGTGATCCCAGTCCGGGCGGCGGTCTGGCGAGAGGGACACGAAGCGGTCGCGGCAACCCTGGTGGTGCGATATCTCGGCCCGCGCTACCCGCAAGTGACCGAAATGCGGCGGCTCAAGGCGGTTCAGGTCACCGAGGCGGTAACGACCGGGGCCGCCGTAGCATCCGGAGCGTCGGCGCATGCGCGGGTCAAGCCGCTGCTGGTTCCGATGACGATGGGCGAAGAGCCATTCGTTTTCCACGGCCAGTTCACCCCTGACCGCGTCGGGTTGTGGACGTTTCGCGTGGACGGTTGGGGCGACCCGCTCCATACCTGGCGACACAACGTCGTAGCCAAACTCGACGCCGGTCAGGGTGAGACAGAACTGTCCAACGATCTGTTGGTGGGCGCGCGGCTGTTTGACCGCGCCGCCACCGGCGTGCCGCGCAGCGAACGTGAACCGTTGCTAACGGCGGCGAAGGCCCTGCGCGCGCCCGGCGATCCGCTGACGCGTGCCGCGCTGGCGCTAAGCCCGCAGATCGAAGAGCTGCTGCGACGCTACCCGCTGCGTGAGCTGGTCACCCGCGGCGAGCAGTACGGGATCTGGGTCGACCGCCCGCTGGCCCGCTTCAGCGCGTGGTACGAGATGTTTCCGCGCTCGACGGGCGGGTGGGACGCCGACGGGAAGCCGGTGCACGGAACCTTTGCCACCGCGGCCGCAGCACTGCCGCGCATCGCGAACATGGGGTTCGACGTGGTGTACCTGCCGCCGATCCACCCCATCGGCAAGGTCCACCGCAAGGGTCGCAACAACACCGCCACCGCCGCGCCCGGTGATGTCGGATCGCCGTGGGCGATCGGCAGCGACGAGGGCGGCCACGATGCGGTGCATCCGCTGCTGGGCACCATCGACGACTTCGACGACTTTGTGGCGGCGGCCCGCGAGTTGGGGCTTGAGGTCGCGCTGGATCTGGCGCTGCAGTGTGCACCAGATCATCCCTGGGCCAAAGAACACCCGGAATGGTTCACGGTTCTGCCGGACGGCAGCATCGCCTACGCGGAGAACCCGCCGAAGAAATACCAAGACATCTATCCGATCAACTTCGACAACGACCCCGCCGGCCTCTACGACGAAGTCCTGCGTGTCGTGCGCCACTGGATGGACCACGGCGTCAAGGTGTTCCGGGTCGACAACCCGCACACCAAGCCCCCGGACTTCTGGGCGTGGTTGATCGGTCAGGTCAAGGCACTCGATCCCGACGTGCTGTTTTTATCGGAGGCCTTCACTCCGCCGGCCCGCCAATACGGACTCGCGAAGCTCGGCTTCACCCAGTCCTACACCTATTTCACGTGGCGCACGTCCAAGTGGGAGCTCACCGAGTTCGGCAATGAGATCGCCGAATTCGCCGACTTCCGCCGGCCTAACCTGTTCGTCAACACCCCCGACATCCTGCATGCCGTCCTGCAGCACAACGGGCCTGGCATGTTCGCCATCCGCGCGGTGCTTGCGGCGACCATGGGTCCGTCCTGGGGCGTGTACTCCGGCTACGAGCTTTTCGAGCATCGCGCGGTGCGTGAAGGCAGCGAGGAATACCTGGACTCGGAGAAATACGAGTTACGACCCCGCGATTTCGCGGGCGCGCTGGCCGAGGGCCGATCGCTGGAGCCGTTCATCAAGCGGCTCAATGAGATTCGTCGACTGCATCCGGCGCTGCGCGAACTGCGCACTATTCACTTCCATAGCGTCGACAACGACGCGTTGCTGGCCTACAGCAAGTTCGACCCGACCACCGGTGACTGCGTGTTGGTGGTGGTGACGCTGAATGCGTTTGGGCCTGAGGAGGCGACGTTGTGGTTAGACATGCCCGCGCTGGGTATGGAGCCCTATGAACGGTTTTGGGTGCGAGACGAGATCACCGGCGAGGAATACCAATGGGGAGCAGCCAACTACGTCCGGATCGACCCTGCCAGGTCGGTGGCTCACATCATCAACATGCCGCTCATTCCCGAGGCATCACGAATGACGCTGCTGCGCCGGAGGTGAGGCTCTAATGACACGAAGCGACCAAATCGCCGCACTGCATTTGGCTCCCGAGTCGAGCGACCTGTCTCGGCTGGCGGCAGGCGAACACCATAATCCCCATAGCATCCTGGGTGCCCACGAGTACGGCGATCACACCGTTATCCGGGCGTTTCGGCCGCACGCGGTCGAGGTTGTCGCGCTGGTCGGCGGTCGGCGATACCCGCTGCAGCACATCGACTATGGCTTGTTCGCGGTTGCGCTGCCGTTCGTCAACCTCATCGACTACCGCCTCGAGGTGAGCTATCAGGGTGGCGGTGAGGCGCCCGACGTCCATACCGTGGCCGACGGTTACCGTTTCTTGCCCACTCTGGGCGAAGTCGACCTGCACCTGTTCGCCGAAGGCCGCCACGAACGACTTTGGGAGGTGCTGGGCGCGCATCCGCGTTCTTTCACCACCGCGGACGGCGTCGTCGAGGGTGTGTCATTCGCTGTGTGGGCGCCCAACGCCAAGGGCGTCAGCCTGATCGGCGAATTCAATCACTGGAACGGCAACGACGCCCCGATGCGCGTGCTCGGCTCCTCGGGCGTGTGGGAACTGTTTTGGCCCGACTTCCCGACCGACGGGCTGTACAAGTTCCGGGTGCACGGCGCCGATGGTGTGGTCACCGATCGGGCCGACCCGTTCGCGTTCGCCACCGAGGTGCCGCCGCAGACCGCCTCGCGGGTGACGACGAGCAACTACACGTGGCGTGACGCCGACTGGATGACTCGGCGGGCACAGCGCAATCCAGTGTTCGAGCCTATGAGCACGTACGAAGTGCACCTGGGCTCGTGGCGGCCGGGCCTCAGCTATCGCGACCTTGCCCGGGAGTTAACGGATTACGTTGTCGCGCATGGCTTTACCCATGTCGAGATGCTGCCCGTCGCCGAACACCCGTTCGCCGGGTCCTGGGGATACCAGGTCACCTCCTACTACGCGCCGACGTCGCGGTTCGGCACACCCGACGATTTCCGTGCTCTTGTCGACACGCTGCACCAGGCCGGCATCGGGGTCATCGTCGACTGGGTGCCGGCCCACTTCCCGAAAGACGCGTGGGCACTGGGCCGCTTCGACGGCACACCGTTGTACGAGCATTCCGATCCCAAACGCGGAGAGCAGCTGGACTGGGGCACCTACGTTTTCGACTTCGGCCGGCCCGAGGTGCGCAATTTCCTGGTAGCCAATGCGCTGTACTGGCTCCAGGAGTTCCACGTCGACGGTTTACGTGTGGATGCCGTCGCCTCCATGCTCTACCTCGACTACTCACGCCCGCAGGGCGGCTGGACACCGAACCTCTACGGCGGGCGCGAGAACCTGGAAGCGGTGCAGTTTCTGCAGGAGATGAACGCCACCGCTCACAAGGTCGCGCCGGGCATCGTGACGGTCGCCGAGGAGTCGACCTCATGGCCAGGGGTTTCGCGGCCGACCAGCGTTGGCGGACTGGGCTTTTCGATGAAGTGGAACATGGGCTGGATGCACGACACCCTGCACTACATGAGCCGTGACCCGATTTATCGGAGCTACCACCACCACGAGATGACGTTCTCGATGCTTTACGCGTTCAGCGAGAACTTCGTGCTGCCGATCAGCCACGACGAGGTGGTGCACGGAAAGGGCACCCTGTGGGGCCGGATGCCGGGCAATGATCACGTGAAGGCCGCCGGCGTGCGCTGTCTGTTGGCCTACCAGTGGGCGCATCCGGGGAAGCAGCTGCTGTTCATGGGTCAGGAGTTCGGCCAGCGCGCCGAATGGTCCGAGCAACGCGGCGTGGACTGGTTCCAGCTGGAAGAGAACAGCTTTTCCAACGGCATCCTGCGTTTCGTGCACGACATCAACGAGATCTATCGCAGCCACCCAGCGCTGTGGAGTCAGGACACCACGCCGGAGGGGTATTCCTGGATCGACGCCAACGATTCGGCCAACAACGTATTGAGTTTCCTGCGGTACGGAAGCGACGGCTCGGTGATGGCCTGCGTATTCAACTTCGCCGGAACTGAGCACAGCGGCTACCGGCTCGGGCTGCCGTCCGCCGGCCGGTGGCGCGAGGTGCTCAACACCGACGCGACCGATTACAACGGCAGCGGGATCGGCAACATGGGCGGCGTTGACGCTACCGACGACCCCTGGCATGGCCGCCCGGCGTCGGCGGTGTTGGTGCTGCCACCGACGTCGGCGCTGTGGCTGGAGCCTGCTTAGCGGAGGCGATGTAGCGCAGTGCTCAGTACAGCGCGTTGGCGAGGTTGCGCCGGGCCGCGATGACGTCGGGGTCGGCGGGGTCGAACAGCTCGAACAGCTCGATCAGCCGGGTGCGTACTTTGGTGCGCTCGTCACCGGAGGTTCGCTTGACCAGCGCGATCAGCCGGTCGAACGCGGCGTTGACGTCTTGGTTGAGGATCTGCACGTCTGCGGCTGCAAACGCAGCCTCGATGTCGTCTGGGGCGGCGTCGGCGACGGCCACGGCATCGGGGCGCCGTTCGGTAGCGCGCAGCAGGAAGTCGATCTGGCGTATCGCGCCTTTGGCTTCGGCGTGGTTCGGGTTGGCACCCAGGAGGGCCTGATACGAGTTGCGCGCGGCGGCGAAGTCGCCGGCCTCCAGCTGCTCGCGCGCCTGCGCTAATGCGGGGTCGACCTGCTCGGGTTCACCGGAAGCCGTTGCGCCGCTGAGCTTGCCGACGGTCGCCGATAGCAGCGAGTCCAGCCAGCGGCGCAGCTGATCGGCCGGCTGCATCCCCTGGAAACTCGACAGTGGTTGTCCGGCAGCCAACGCCACCACAGTCGGAACCACCTGCACGCCAAAGATCTGGGCCACTCTGGGCACGGCGTCGACGTTGACTGTCGCCAACGACCACTTGCCGTTGTCAGCGGCGGCCAAGTCCGCGAAGGTGTCGGCCAACTGAAGGCAGACGTCGCTGCGCGGCGACCACAGCAGCACGACGACCGGCACCTGATTGGACCGGATCAGCACTTGCTCTTCGAAGTTGGCCTCGGTGATCTCAGTGCCCACCTGCTGCGCCGGCGCTGCATCGCCACCGGCCGGGGAATCTTGCTGGGCTCGCTGCTTGAGGCCGGACAAATCGACTGCACCGGCCATGGCGGGCCCAATCGGAGGACGGGAACGCGTCACGTCACCAAGTTTGTCACGCCGCTTCGGGTGCCAGTCCACCCGGTTGCGACCGCGCTCTTCGCCGCGCAGCACGGCCCATAGGTGCGCCGACGGGCACTCTCATCAGCAGATATGACGAAAATCACATCACGCGGCCATAGTGCGGG encodes:
- the glgB gene encoding 1,4-alpha-glucan branching protein GlgB encodes the protein MTRSDQIAALHLAPESSDLSRLAAGEHHNPHSILGAHEYGDHTVIRAFRPHAVEVVALVGGRRYPLQHIDYGLFAVALPFVNLIDYRLEVSYQGGGEAPDVHTVADGYRFLPTLGEVDLHLFAEGRHERLWEVLGAHPRSFTTADGVVEGVSFAVWAPNAKGVSLIGEFNHWNGNDAPMRVLGSSGVWELFWPDFPTDGLYKFRVHGADGVVTDRADPFAFATEVPPQTASRVTTSNYTWRDADWMTRRAQRNPVFEPMSTYEVHLGSWRPGLSYRDLARELTDYVVAHGFTHVEMLPVAEHPFAGSWGYQVTSYYAPTSRFGTPDDFRALVDTLHQAGIGVIVDWVPAHFPKDAWALGRFDGTPLYEHSDPKRGEQLDWGTYVFDFGRPEVRNFLVANALYWLQEFHVDGLRVDAVASMLYLDYSRPQGGWTPNLYGGRENLEAVQFLQEMNATAHKVAPGIVTVAEESTSWPGVSRPTSVGGLGFSMKWNMGWMHDTLHYMSRDPIYRSYHHHEMTFSMLYAFSENFVLPISHDEVVHGKGTLWGRMPGNDHVKAAGVRCLLAYQWAHPGKQLLFMGQEFGQRAEWSEQRGVDWFQLEENSFSNGILRFVHDINEIYRSHPALWSQDTTPEGYSWIDANDSANNVLSFLRYGSDGSVMACVFNFAGTEHSGYRLGLPSAGRWREVLNTDATDYNGSGIGNMGGVDATDDPWHGRPASAVLVLPPTSALWLEPA
- a CDS encoding tetratricopeptide repeat protein, producing the protein MTRSRPPIGPAMAGAVDLSGLKQRAQQDSPAGGDAAPAQQVGTEITEANFEEQVLIRSNQVPVVVLLWSPRSDVCLQLADTFADLAAADNGKWSLATVNVDAVPRVAQIFGVQVVPTVVALAAGQPLSSFQGMQPADQLRRWLDSLLSATVGKLSGATASGEPEQVDPALAQAREQLEAGDFAAARNSYQALLGANPNHAEAKGAIRQIDFLLRATERRPDAVAVADAAPDDIEAAFAAADVQILNQDVNAAFDRLIALVKRTSGDERTKVRTRLIELFELFDPADPDVIAARRNLANALY